In Balaenoptera ricei isolate mBalRic1 chromosome 4, mBalRic1.hap2, whole genome shotgun sequence, the following are encoded in one genomic region:
- the POLR2H gene encoding DNA-directed RNA polymerases I, II, and III subunit RPABC3 isoform X1, producing the protein MAGILFEDIFDVKDIDPEGKKFDRVSRLHCESESFKMDLILDVNIQIYPVDLGDKFRLVIASTLYEDGTLDDGEYNPTDDRPSRADQFEYVMYGKVYRIEGDETSTEAATRLSAYVSYGGLLMRLQGDANNLHGFEVDSRVYLLMKKLAF; encoded by the exons ATGGCGGGCATCCTGTTTGAGGATATTTTTGATGTAAAAGACATTGACCCGGAGGGCAAAAAGTTTGACCGAG TGTCTCGACTGCATTGTGAGAGTGAATCTTTCAAGATGGACCTCATATTAGATGTAAACATTCAGATTTACCCTGTAGACTTGG GTGACAAGTTCCGGTTGGTCATAGCCAGTACTTTGTATGAAGATGGTACTCTGGATGATGGTGAATACAACCCTACAGATGATAGGCCTTCCAG GGCTGACCAATTTGAGTATGTAATGTATGGGAAAGTGTACAGGATTGAGGGAGATGAAACTTCTACTGAAGCAGCAACACGCCT CTCTGCCTACGTGTCCTATGGGGGCCTGCTCATGAGGCTGCAGGGTGATGCCAACAATCTGCATGGATTTGAAGTGGATTCCCGAGTTTATCTGCTGATGAAGAAACTGGCCTTCTGA
- the POLR2H gene encoding DNA-directed RNA polymerases I, II, and III subunit RPABC3 isoform X2, with translation MDLILDVNIQIYPVDLGDKFRLVIASTLYEDGTLDDGEYNPTDDRPSRADQFEYVMYGKVYRIEGDETSTEAATRLSAYVSYGGLLMRLQGDANNLHGFEVDSRVYLLMKKLAF, from the exons ATGGACCTCATATTAGATGTAAACATTCAGATTTACCCTGTAGACTTGG GTGACAAGTTCCGGTTGGTCATAGCCAGTACTTTGTATGAAGATGGTACTCTGGATGATGGTGAATACAACCCTACAGATGATAGGCCTTCCAG GGCTGACCAATTTGAGTATGTAATGTATGGGAAAGTGTACAGGATTGAGGGAGATGAAACTTCTACTGAAGCAGCAACACGCCT CTCTGCCTACGTGTCCTATGGGGGCCTGCTCATGAGGCTGCAGGGTGATGCCAACAATCTGCATGGATTTGAAGTGGATTCCCGAGTTTATCTGCTGATGAAGAAACTGGCCTTCTGA